From a region of the Leptospira venezuelensis genome:
- a CDS encoding Kelch repeat-containing protein, whose product MISSIRKTKILYSIFVISLLSCSEGGGNNSLGLLALLGGTQSISQATWTWISGRSSDTVGGGYGIGVYGTKGITDPANFPGGRQDAMQWTDSSNQLWLFGGTGRDPGTGFGRLNDLWKFDGTNWTWVKGSNTVNANGIYGTKGVTDPTNTPGARMGGTTWVDSSGNLWLFGGCGNINSSECFSDLWKFDGTNWTWVAGPNTKNTNGIYGTKGVANSANFPGGRQGATGWIDSSGTIWIFGANAGLEESFGTPSTLNDLWKFDGTNWTWVAGLKTIGGPGDGNWGAINVPSASNIPSSRGDSISWVDSSGNLWLFGGSSYDGNWNDVWKFDGTNWTWVGGSNTPDQTGVYGKKNITSSNNIIGSRSNGTGGKLPNGKIWIFGGFGVDSTGNFGQLNDLWIFDGKKWTWKGGTNLAVQAGNFGPKGEAGTDYYPGGRVGLNGWTDSKGNIWLFGGQGIDSNGNNEFQNDLWKVRP is encoded by the coding sequence ATGATTTCTTCGATTCGAAAAACAAAAATTCTATATTCTATTTTCGTTATATCCCTTCTCTCCTGCTCGGAAGGAGGAGGAAATAATTCTCTCGGCTTACTCGCATTATTAGGTGGGACTCAGAGTATTTCTCAAGCCACATGGACTTGGATCAGCGGAAGATCTTCCGATACAGTAGGCGGCGGTTATGGTATAGGTGTCTATGGCACAAAAGGAATCACAGACCCAGCAAATTTTCCCGGCGGACGCCAGGACGCAATGCAATGGACAGATTCCTCTAATCAATTGTGGTTATTCGGTGGTACGGGAAGGGATCCGGGGACAGGTTTCGGACGATTGAACGATCTTTGGAAATTCGATGGGACTAATTGGACTTGGGTAAAAGGATCCAACACAGTCAATGCAAATGGTATCTATGGAACGAAAGGTGTTACCGATCCTACAAATACTCCAGGAGCCAGAATGGGCGGCACTACTTGGGTAGACTCATCTGGAAATCTTTGGCTTTTCGGAGGTTGCGGTAATATAAATAGTTCAGAATGTTTCAGCGATCTTTGGAAGTTCGACGGAACAAATTGGACCTGGGTGGCCGGGCCTAATACTAAAAATACTAACGGAATTTATGGCACAAAGGGTGTTGCAAATTCTGCCAATTTTCCGGGAGGAAGGCAGGGGGCAACAGGATGGATAGACTCATCCGGTACGATATGGATATTCGGAGCAAATGCCGGCCTTGAAGAATCCTTTGGCACTCCATCAACCCTAAACGATCTATGGAAATTTGATGGGACCAATTGGACCTGGGTGGCAGGGCTCAAAACGATAGGTGGTCCCGGAGATGGAAATTGGGGAGCGATAAATGTTCCATCTGCTAGCAATATTCCTTCCTCTAGAGGAGATTCAATATCTTGGGTCGATTCTTCTGGCAATCTTTGGTTATTCGGAGGATCTAGCTACGATGGCAATTGGAATGATGTTTGGAAATTCGACGGAACAAATTGGACTTGGGTAGGCGGTTCCAATACGCCAGATCAAACGGGAGTTTACGGTAAGAAGAACATCACTAGTTCGAATAATATTATAGGCTCAAGAAGTAACGGAACCGGAGGAAAACTGCCGAACGGTAAGATCTGGATTTTTGGAGGCTTCGGAGTAGATTCAACCGGCAATTTCGGTCAATTGAATGATCTTTGGATCTTCGACGGAAAGAAATGGACCTGGAAAGGAGGAACGAATCTCGCAGTGCAAGCAGGCAATTTCGGACCAAAAGGAGAAGCAGGAACTGACTATTATCCAGGAGGTCGCGTCGGGCTAAATGGATGGACGGATTCAAAAGGAAATATTTGGCTCTTCGGAGGACAGGGTATTGACTCAAACGGGAATAATGAATTTCAGAACGATCT